A single region of the Malus sylvestris chromosome 8, drMalSylv7.2, whole genome shotgun sequence genome encodes:
- the LOC126632471 gene encoding uncharacterized protein LOC126632471 encodes MLLRRLPFTAVSFSWWRPGLSNFLPTQTAPTPQPSLHSLSVCPNKVSIIPFCSSSPQISAELTDSIPQPPSKQGPLEPGLYLVGTPIGNLEDITLRALRVLKSAHVILSEDTRHSGKLLHHYSIKTPLLSYHKFNEAQRGQTVLKRLKEGEIVALISDAGMPGISDPGTELVSFAAGKLCVDENIPVIPIPGPSAFVAALSASGLSTDEFTFVGFISKHAGSRRERLTVSANEGTTQIFYVPPHKLQQFLEETSSVFGVSRKCVIAHEVTKIHEEFWRGTLGEAAEAYSTHQPKGEFTVLIEGKENSPVVAPSESQLEDELRDLISSGHSLSTAVKLAADGTSVRRKTLYSIALKKFGKQPGSQSDADPCKPQLEE; translated from the exons ATGCTATTGCGACGACTTCCTTTCACGGCGGTTTCCTTCTCATGGTGGCGCCCCGGACTCTCGAACTTCCTCCCTACCCAGACGGCTCCGACGCCGCAGCCGTCTCTCCACTCGCTCTCCGTTTGCCCTAATAAAGTTAGCATAATCCCCTTCTGTTCTTCCAGCCCTCAAATCTCCGCCGAACTCACCGACTCAATCCCCCAACCGCCGTCGAAACAA GGTCCTCTTGAACCCGGTCTGTATCTCGTCGGAACTCCGATTGGAAACCTCGAAGATATCACTCTACG GGCTCTCCGGGTGTTAAAATCAGCTCATGTAATACTTTCCGAAGACACTCGGCATTCGGGGAAGCTGCTCCACCATTACAGTATCAAAACTCCCCTT CTGAGCTATCACAAATTCAATGAAGCTCAAAGGGGACAAACAGTGTTGAAGCGGTTGAAGGAAGGCGAAATTGTGGCGCTCATAAGCGATGCTGGGATGCCAGGCATCAGTGATCCTGGTACGGAATTGGTGAG TTTTGCTGCAGGCAAGCTGTGCGTGGATGAAAACATCCCTGTTATTCCTATACCTGGACCGTCTGCTTTTGTGGCTGCTCTCTCTGCATCTGGCCTGTCCACGGATGAGTTTACGTTTG TGGGATTTATTTCTAAACATGCTGGATCTAGAAGAGAGAGGTTGACGGTTTCAGCAAATGAGGGGACAACCCAAATATTCTATGTGCCTCCCCACAAACTTCAGCAGTTTCTTGAAGAGACTTCTTCAGTTTTTGGTGTTTCAAG AAAATGCGTCATAGCTCATGAAGTTACAAAAATTCATGAAGAG TTTTGGCGCGGTACATTGGGGGAAGCTGCAGAAGCGTATTCTACTCACCAGCCAAAAGGTGAATTTACAGTATTAattgaaggaaaagaaaattctCCGGTTGTAGCTCCTTCAGAGTCCCAGCTTGAGGATGAGTTAAGAGATTTGATCTCAAGTGGGCATAGTCTTTCTACG GCTGTCAAATTAGCGGCCGATGGGACATCAGTTCGGAGGAAAACCTTATATTCAATCGCATTGAAAAAATTCGGGAAGCAACCCGGTTCACAGAGTGATGCAGATCCATGCAAGCCACAGCTAGAGGAGTGA
- the LOC126631120 gene encoding probable ubiquitin-conjugating enzyme E2 18, translated as MTSSSATSRKALSKITCNRLQKELVEWQVNPPAGFSHKVTDNLQRWIIEVTGAPGTLYANELYQLQVDFPEHYPMEAPQVIFVSPAPLHPHIYSNGHICLDILYDSWSPAMTVSSICISILSMLSSSTEKQRPADNDRYVKKCRNGRSPKETRWWFHDDKV; from the exons ATGACTAGCTCCTCCGCCACTTCACGCAAG GCTTTAAGCAAGATCACCTGCAATCGGCTGCAGAAAGAGCTGGTGGAGTGGCAGGTGAATCCTCCGGCAGGTTTTAGTCACAAAGTCACTGATAATCTTCAGAG ATGGATAATCGAAGTCACCGGAGCGCCGGGAACTCTGTACGCTAACGAATTGTATCAGCTCCAAGTTGATTTCCCCGAGCATTACCCCATGGAAGCACCACAG GTGATTTTTGTCTCTCCGGCTCCTCTGCATCCCCACATTTATAGCAATGGCCATATTTGTTTAG ACATTCTATATGATTCATGGTCCCCAGCCATGACGGTTAGTTCAATCTGTATCAGCATTCTGTCCATGTTATCGAGTTCCACGGAGAAG CAACGCCCCGCGGATAACGATCGATACGTGAAGAAATGCAGGAACGGCAGATCTCCCAAGGAGACGAGATGGTGGTTCCATGATGACAAAGTGTAA